The following are encoded together in the Anoplopoma fimbria isolate UVic2021 breed Golden Eagle Sablefish chromosome 9, Afim_UVic_2022, whole genome shotgun sequence genome:
- the LOC129096318 gene encoding protein PET117 homolog, mitochondrial produces MSAVSRAVLGVSVVLTLSTVAAVHLNQSWDRQRLHEGVVRDLERLQRKQENLRLLEEQRILTSQLEEERRRRETELRPQDH; encoded by the exons ATGTCTGCGGTCTCTCGGGCGGTCCTGGGAGTGTCTGTGGTTCTGACTCTGAGCACCGTGGCTGCTGTTCACCTCAACCAGTCCTGGGACAGACAg CGTCTCCACGAGGGCGTCGTCAGGGATCTGGAGCGGCTGCAGAGGAAGCAGGAGAATCTGCGTctcctggaggagcagaggattCTGACctcacagctggaggaggagagacgacGCAGAGAGACGGAGCTCCGCCCACAGGACCACTGA